From a single Nicotiana tabacum cultivar K326 chromosome 8, ASM71507v2, whole genome shotgun sequence genomic region:
- the LOC142162895 gene encoding uncharacterized protein LOC142162895 has protein sequence MLEMYVKVEDVPKNEVVRSRDNPQSSGGYSGAVFAGQVPDERVCIDLNLSLAANEQRENNLYPAFHNSQDEWGYRPNMNFTSGPSGTHHLIENVHHGISSHYDFENEQVGPPVLTQLTKNDVLHRDLADAQSEKQNSDYDNNVDESGDETPLFREDGDEQDEEEGPDLKRDPPRRRVYESEVSFHSREIPYIDNLPTVPDVEALTRDFDEIRTAMWDESRPTVLAKGMLFLIKYA, from the exons atgttggagatgtacgtgaaggtcgaagacgttcccaaaaacgaggttgtgcgtagcagagataaccctcagtcatcgggtggttattctggagcagtttttgccggacaggttccggatgaaagagtttgcattgatttaaacttatcactgGCGGCGAATGAGCaacgagaaaataatttataccctgctttccataattcacaagacgagtg ggggtaccggccgaatatgaattttacaagtggcccatccggtactcatcacctaattgaaaacgtccatcatggaatttcatcacattacgactt tgaaaacgagcaagttggaCCACCTGTACTCACTCAGTTGACGAAAAATGACGTAttacatcgggatctggcagatgcacagagtgagaaacagaacagtgattacgataacaatgtcgatgaatccggagacgagacacccttatttcgtgaggatggtgatgaacaggatgaggaggaaggacctgatttgaagagagacccacctagacgaagagtgtacgagtccgaagtgtcatttcattcaagggagattccttacattgataacttgccaaccgtgccggatgtggaagctctcacaagggattttgatgaaatccggacagcaatgtgggatgagtctagaccaacggtgcttgcaaagggaATGCTTTTTTTGATAAAGTACgcttaa